In Treponema bryantii, the following proteins share a genomic window:
- a CDS encoding JAB domain-containing protein: MEDNEFDKYVESMQENGGMSEAAIEKDIEASFVDKPDYFDEDGNPHYFDEEEEDDDDITEEDNTSELTEEDLELCRQVIPGAQFAFTRELCEGEEGEFFRNKLKEIANKCRKITTNEDLYNEDMTHDIGFRYFLGSTEIYCTQLYPDENNPKKTDGYGFGYVILNGDLQMSEWGDIPISEIRDIDFMEMDYHIPEGKTVEKYLFERHPDYFDDPDNKDKSVHENSPLYNVEKKKINVVAEDIKKDFIDPSITEEQLYQSKRELEKIIAPVLKIKGQKSEMQQAFQTFREHGVFDITNKKIDMKDGQITAKGQQELAAALEIYRNKSFETFRYLFIDRESGTIKDQLAVSSYLPNRSVVGTTETLQKVISHFIDTDTDVVVCHNHPSGRTEPSMDDISTTESLKKSLTNSNNECRLLGHIIIDHDTFSYYNPSNSEWNYVVNENNKGKEDPLLNKKEDFPIKETTSLKSTTQLESIAQQINDSNNWNDAFIPVTFLDSDNRINGLRYYSCNYFDKDVSNIKKGLKKTALANHSINAIPFLTEKVCTQIENQYGKESLRNIEQKMKDCIKQDAFLDVYFKDGSLTSTYDLKPGKNYQYPIKTRSENSTFIPSINERLFTNSDKLVKEENTEYKTKKIKLSQESIDFYRNMAQTRKEQETSIVNILYRKDLKDDTLYAIFPDHKFSKKDFWEYYSSSNENKAISPDCLSKKTSACTESEKSKIETLVKENILKGTGIKINEYQNLDDVPYFKDKKISDLTEQVKFLKNQNTTFLDSLEKKLSTEANTAKQVLNLQLTNNLTKEQINTIINNAVKQANEFRTENQNINSNNHSSKKGRKA, from the coding sequence ATGGAAGATAATGAATTTGATAAATACGTAGAATCAATGCAAGAAAATGGCGGAATGTCCGAAGCTGCAATAGAGAAAGATATCGAAGCTTCTTTTGTTGATAAACCTGATTATTTTGATGAAGATGGTAATCCACATTATTTCGATGAAGAAGAAGAAGATGATGATGATATTACAGAAGAAGACAATACTTCTGAATTAACAGAAGAAGACCTTGAATTATGCCGACAAGTTATTCCTGGTGCTCAATTTGCTTTTACAAGAGAATTGTGTGAAGGTGAAGAGGGCGAATTCTTCAGAAATAAACTCAAAGAAATAGCAAATAAGTGTCGTAAGATTACGACAAATGAAGATTTATATAACGAAGATATGACACATGATATAGGTTTCAGATATTTCTTAGGTAGTACTGAGATCTATTGTACCCAGCTTTATCCAGATGAAAACAATCCAAAAAAAACTGATGGTTATGGTTTTGGTTATGTAATATTAAATGGTGATTTACAAATGTCTGAATGGGGTGATATTCCTATCAGTGAAATTAGAGATATTGATTTTATGGAAATGGATTATCATATTCCAGAAGGAAAAACAGTAGAAAAATATCTTTTTGAACGGCATCCAGATTATTTTGATGACCCTGATAATAAAGATAAGTCAGTCCATGAAAACTCTCCTTTATATAACGTAGAAAAAAAGAAAATTAATGTTGTTGCAGAAGATATAAAGAAAGATTTTATCGACCCGTCTATAACTGAAGAACAGCTTTATCAAAGCAAGAGAGAACTTGAAAAAATAATTGCTCCTGTGTTGAAAATTAAAGGACAAAAATCCGAAATGCAGCAGGCTTTCCAAACATTTCGTGAACATGGTGTTTTTGATATCACGAATAAAAAGATAGATATGAAAGACGGTCAAATAACTGCAAAAGGACAGCAAGAATTGGCCGCTGCTCTTGAAATATACCGCAATAAAAGTTTTGAAACTTTCAGATATCTTTTTATTGATAGAGAATCCGGAACTATTAAAGACCAGCTTGCAGTATCTAGTTATTTACCAAACCGTTCTGTTGTGGGAACTACTGAAACTTTACAAAAAGTCATATCTCATTTTATTGATACAGATACTGATGTTGTAGTCTGTCATAATCATCCTTCGGGAAGAACAGAGCCATCGATGGATGATATATCAACTACAGAAAGCCTCAAAAAATCTCTTACAAATTCTAATAATGAATGCAGACTTCTCGGTCATATCATTATAGACCATGATACTTTCTCTTATTACAATCCTTCTAATAGCGAATGGAATTATGTTGTTAATGAAAATAATAAAGGAAAAGAAGATCCACTTCTTAATAAGAAAGAAGATTTTCCAATAAAAGAAACAACTTCTTTAAAAAGTACAACACAACTTGAATCTATTGCACAACAAATAAATGATTCTAATAATTGGAATGACGCTTTTATTCCAGTTACATTTTTGGACAGTGATAACAGAATTAACGGGCTTCGTTATTATTCTTGTAATTATTTTGACAAAGATGTTTCAAATATAAAAAAAGGATTGAAAAAAACAGCCCTTGCAAATCATTCTATTAATGCAATTCCTTTCTTAACTGAAAAAGTCTGTACACAAATTGAAAATCAATATGGAAAGGAATCTCTTCGAAATATTGAACAAAAGATGAAAGATTGTATTAAACAAGATGCATTCCTTGATGTATATTTCAAAGATGGTTCTCTTACAAGTACATATGATTTGAAACCTGGAAAGAATTATCAATATCCAATAAAAACACGCTCAGAAAATTCAACATTTATTCCATCAATAAATGAAAGACTCTTTACAAATTCCGATAAGCTTGTAAAAGAAGAAAATACTGAATATAAAACCAAGAAAATTAAGTTATCACAAGAATCTATTGATTTTTATCGCAATATGGCTCAGACAAGGAAAGAGCAGGAAACTAGTATTGTAAATATTCTTTATAGAAAAGACTTAAAGGATGATACACTCTATGCTATTTTTCCGGACCATAAATTTTCAAAAAAAGATTTCTGGGAATACTATTCTTCATCAAATGAGAATAAGGCTATAAGTCCAGATTGTTTGAGCAAAAAGACTAGTGCATGTACAGAATCGGAAAAATCGAAGATTGAAACACTTGTTAAAGAAAATATCCTAAAAGGAACTGGCATTAAAATAAATGAATATCAGAATCTTGATGATGTTCCTTATTTTAAGGACAAGAAAATTAGCGATCTGACTGAACAAGTTAAATTTCTTAAAAATCAGAATACGACATTTTTAGATTCTCTTGAAAAAAAACTAAGTACTGAAGCAAATACTGCAAAACAAGTACTTAATCTGCAGCTTACAAATAATCTTACAAAGGAGCAGATTAATACAATTATTAATAATGCAGTAAAACAGGCAAATGAATTCCGTACTGAGAATCAAAATATTAATTCTAATAATCATTCTTCAAAGAAGGGTAGGAAAGCATAA